The DNA segment AACAATTCGAATAGTGGGGAACACTACTATTTATATCAAGCCAAATATCCTTACTGACCCCTTCTTTCTCATTGAGACACTCTGCATAATCTGGTTCTCCTTTGAGTTGATAGTACGTTTTCTGGCGTGCCCAAGTAAACCGGCCTTCTTCAAGAACATGATGAACATGATCGACATTGTGGCTATCATCCCTTACTTCATCACACTTGGCACTGAGCTGGCTGAGGATCCCGACAACGAGGGGATGGGGGAGCAGGCAACCTCTCTGGCCATACTCAGGGTGATCCGTCTGGTCAGGGTGTTCAGGATCTTCAAGCTGTCACGACACTCCAAAGGACTTCAGATTTTGGGGCAGACCCTCAAGGCCAGCATGCGAGAGCTGGGATTGCTGATCTTCTTTCTGTTCATTGGAGTCATCTTGTTCTCAAGCGCTGTCTTCTttgcagaggcagaggaggagggaaccCAATTTGGCAGCATCCCAGATGCATTTTGGTGGGCCGTTGTGTCTATGACAACTGTGGGCTATGGGGACATGGTCCCGGTTACTATAGGAGGCAAGATTGTAGGATCTCTGTGCGCCATCGCTGGAGTGTTGACAATCGCACTCCCAGTGCCTGTCATTGTGTCCAACTTCAACTACTTCTACCAcagggagacagaaggagaagagcAGGCCCAGCTGCTCAATGTCAGCAATCCCAACCTCCCCTCCGAAACCAATTCCAGTCGCCGCAGTTCATCCACTGTCAGCAAGTCGGAGTACATGGAGATTGATGGAGACATAAACAATAGCATCGACAACTTTAGGGAGGCAAATCTCAGAACTGGCAATTGCACTATAGCCAACCAAAACTGTGTAAATAAAAGCAAGCTGCTTACAGATGTTTAGACACTAGTTAGAAACTTTGGGATATCTATTGGACTGTGGAGTAGACCATCAGTTAGGAATGCTTCATTTACCTCCTCAAAGCGCTCTATGGCATTAGGCCTACAACTATGCTCAGCTAAAtagaaaggaaacagaaaaaacaaagctgttAGAGTGTATGACAGGTAGTTAGAATAATTAATTCCTCTGATCCTACAACTATATAGGTTTATCAAAAAGAAACCATCGATTACTGCGCATATAAACGGCTCCCTGGAGGatgcagaacacacactgtcttatCAGACGACAGCGTGACAATTAAAATCTTATGCATGGAGTACAGATAACATTACAGCAAGTTGCACAATGCACCAGAAACGTCTGCAGAGACATGCAAGCATCTGCAGTCAAGTGGTAAGCGCCAAGAAGTTAGGTGACCCCCCCTTTCCTCTTCACACacgccctcctccctcctctcttcctacACTGGATCTACTATTCAGCAAAGCACCTTATAGGAGGAAGACTGATCTCTTCTTGTTTGGATGTAAACAGATGGTGATCTACTCGCTTCACGGACATCCGCAATGCTGCTGTTTTCCAGCAGTGGCTGTAAATGTGATATCACCAAGTGATTCAATGTCATGCCCTTTAGATGCAACACAGCACAATGATAAAGTGAGCTTCACACAAGCATGATTAGAGACTTTCCATTTTGATATCGGCATGCATGTGACATATCTCACGTAATGGAAAGGATGTTCTTTTGGATACCTGCCTCCATCCACCTCCCCTTCTCATCTGTTTTCATACCGAGTGCACTGGAtgagtttttcatttgaaatgctACTCATTTAGAAGTATAGAAACTGAATGTTAAATCTTAAGGGAACAGTACATAAAATGAGATCATAGCATGAAAAAATTAACCTGCATTATGGTCTATTGACTAAGGTACTTTTGTATCCTGGTATATTTAATGCATGACATGAGTATACAGCTTGTTGCAATTCAGGCACTCTGCAGTGCCCTAT comes from the Hippoglossus hippoglossus isolate fHipHip1 chromosome 6, fHipHip1.pri, whole genome shotgun sequence genome and includes:
- the LOC117763464 gene encoding potassium voltage-gated channel subfamily A member 1-like, which translates into the protein MTVVAGDNMDETSAVPGHPQDTYPPDHNDHECCERVVINIAGLRFETQLKTLSQFPETLLGNPKKRMRYFDPLRNEYFFDRNRPSFDAILYYYQSGGRLRRPVNVPLDMFSEEIKFYELGVDAMERFREDEGFIREEVRPLPEREFQRQMWLLFEHPESSGPARGIAIVSVMVILISIVIFCLETLPMLKEDVTIRIVGNTTIYIKPNILTDPFFLIETLCIIWFSFELIVRFLACPSKPAFFKNMMNMIDIVAIIPYFITLGTELAEDPDNEGMGEQATSLAILRVIRLVRVFRIFKLSRHSKGLQILGQTLKASMRELGLLIFFLFIGVILFSSAVFFAEAEEEGTQFGSIPDAFWWAVVSMTTVGYGDMVPVTIGGKIVGSLCAIAGVLTIALPVPVIVSNFNYFYHRETEGEEQAQLLNVSNPNLPSETNSSRRSSSTVSKSEYMEIDGDINNSIDNFREANLRTGNCTIANQNCVNKSKLLTDV